A genomic stretch from Paracoccus aestuarii includes:
- a CDS encoding site-specific recombinase-resolvase encodes MALTLNQAAKICSRSKSTLLDAIRSGRMSAPKDDRGRYAIDPAELHRAFPFQSQNRSPDQSPGPQPTTSENQPEPADPALKREIELLREMLGKAEANADHWRTLAERQQALLEDKRPKEPRSFLQRLLGR; translated from the coding sequence GTGGCACTGACGCTGAATCAGGCGGCTAAGATTTGCAGTCGCTCTAAATCGACCCTGCTCGATGCCATTCGTAGTGGGCGCATGAGCGCGCCAAAGGATGATCGAGGACGCTACGCCATAGACCCGGCAGAACTGCACCGGGCTTTTCCGTTTCAGTCTCAGAACCGGTCGCCCGACCAGTCTCCGGGACCGCAACCGACCACCTCTGAGAACCAGCCCGAACCGGCTGATCCCGCCTTGAAACGTGAGATAGAGTTGCTCCGCGAGATGCTGGGCAAGGCCGAAGCCAACGCCGATCATTGGCGCACGTTGGCTGAGCGTCAGCAGGCGCTCTTGGAAGATAAGAGACCCAAGGAACCCCGCAGCTTTCTTCAACGCCTTCTCGGAAGATAA
- a CDS encoding winged helix DNA-binding protein, with amino-acid sequence MGRISLHELRRMGVSAEDIEAAKVTQLAQRRTGAPVQSIGVIVGVAEQRQRTNPNPPADLTARALHKRGAYDQAALLLDQQALRESSPERAAMAREAALAAKELSASNQLEFDFFGGGNVSIAFQYQDAVTERLFAAAKTTAQAFHAQAVLWQITRNLGWQSYECTKTAADLCEVMRTDKAQMARALDLLEQVGAIRRVKRGRVKIITVTPEGAFRGNVHNHAQAVERYKLDVIDGGKSEQTPE; translated from the coding sequence ATGGGTAGGATTTCACTTCACGAACTGCGGCGCATGGGGGTATCTGCGGAAGATATCGAGGCCGCAAAGGTCACGCAGCTGGCGCAGCGTAGGACCGGCGCACCCGTGCAGTCCATCGGCGTCATTGTCGGGGTCGCAGAACAGCGCCAGCGCACCAACCCGAACCCTCCCGCCGATCTGACGGCCCGCGCCCTGCACAAGCGCGGTGCCTATGACCAGGCGGCGCTCCTGCTAGATCAGCAGGCCTTGCGGGAAAGCAGCCCCGAGCGAGCTGCTATGGCGCGGGAAGCCGCTCTGGCGGCCAAGGAACTCTCCGCCAGCAATCAGCTTGAGTTCGACTTCTTCGGAGGGGGCAACGTGTCCATTGCATTCCAGTATCAGGACGCCGTGACGGAACGCCTGTTCGCGGCGGCAAAAACTACAGCGCAGGCCTTCCATGCGCAGGCGGTGCTCTGGCAGATCACACGCAATCTGGGTTGGCAGTCCTATGAGTGCACCAAGACCGCCGCTGACCTGTGTGAAGTGATGCGGACAGATAAGGCACAGATGGCTCGCGCTCTGGACCTTCTGGAGCAAGTAGGGGCGATCCGGCGTGTGAAGCGTGGGCGGGTCAAGATCATCACCGTGACGCCGGAAGGGGCTTTCCGGGGCAACGTGCATAACCATGCGCAAGCCGTCGAACGCTACAAGCTCGACGTGATCGACGGCGGGAAGTCTGAACAGACGCCCGAGTAG